One Pantoea trifolii genomic region harbors:
- a CDS encoding GNAT family N-acetyltransferase, translating into MTPEIKTERLILNPLESRDGQAMQIVFPRWEIVRYLNANVPWPYPEGAAQDYVDNVVLPAVKEGRCWCWSIRRQEKPEELIGLIELRDGENDNRGFWLVPEWQHRGFMSEACNAVNDFWFKTLGREVLRVPKAAVNTGSVMISRKSGMRLIETGKKEYVAGVLDYELWELTREEWLA; encoded by the coding sequence ATGACGCCAGAAATCAAAACGGAACGATTAATTCTTAATCCGCTGGAAAGTCGCGATGGGCAGGCGATGCAAATCGTTTTCCCGCGCTGGGAGATCGTGCGTTATCTCAATGCCAATGTGCCTTGGCCTTATCCTGAAGGTGCCGCGCAGGATTATGTCGATAATGTGGTGTTGCCCGCTGTCAAGGAAGGTCGATGCTGGTGCTGGAGTATCAGACGTCAGGAGAAACCTGAGGAATTAATTGGGTTGATTGAACTGCGCGATGGAGAGAATGATAACCGCGGATTCTGGCTGGTACCTGAGTGGCAGCATCGCGGATTCATGAGTGAAGCCTGCAACGCCGTGAACGACTTCTGGTTTAAAACGCTGGGCCGCGAAGTTTTACGTGTGCCAAAAGCGGCGGTGAACACCGGCTCGGTGATGATCTCACGTAAATCTGGCATGCGTCTGATAGAAACCGGGAAAAAAGAGTATGTCGCGGGTGTTCTCGATTACGAATTATGGGAGTTAACTCGCGAAGAGTGGCTCGCATAA
- a CDS encoding ShlB/FhaC/HecB family hemolysin secretion/activation protein translates to MMAKTWMSLALSVGMLTTSAFAAPLNPGDRDYIQNQQQQRLQNDQQQRDALWSATAPQSTPAADSGQAGPCFPVQHIAIRNATLISAGQQQSLAAPYIHRCLNLTEINSLVHAISDWYMQRGYITSRAFLIEQDLSQGELIIPVLEGKLDAIRLDGQHPRSLQMAFPGLEGKVLNLRDIEQGMEQINRVRTTPVQIEIQPSPKTGYSVVNLTATPEFPLSASLGFDNSGQKSTGVGQLNASLTGNNLLGLADRWFISGGRSSAFSDWRDAQNLQAGVSVPYGYGLLDYSYSWSNYHSSFVNNGFTWLSNGDNVSHRLNGSWVLFRNGDIKTGVQLGLNHYSSHNYLNNTLLQSSSRKITSAQLGLNHTQKILGGVATLNPTFSRGMPWFDAEDDAGKTGDLPKAQFRKWSISGSFQRPLADKLWLLSSIYGQWSPDRLYGSERLTLGGESSVRGFKEQYLSGDAGGYLRNELSYSLFTLPVLGDVSALAAIDGGWLKSDAQNRESTGTLWGSALGLSTRGRNFYTQYTVGIPLSYPGHLQPDHVSIYARVGLVF, encoded by the coding sequence ATGATGGCAAAAACATGGATGTCTCTGGCGCTGAGCGTCGGAATGCTCACAACTTCTGCATTTGCGGCACCGTTAAATCCCGGCGACCGTGATTATATTCAGAACCAACAACAGCAACGTTTGCAAAATGACCAGCAGCAGCGTGATGCATTGTGGAGTGCTACCGCGCCGCAGAGCACGCCAGCAGCGGATTCCGGTCAGGCCGGCCCCTGCTTCCCGGTGCAGCATATCGCTATTCGCAACGCCACGCTAATTTCTGCCGGCCAGCAGCAATCGCTGGCCGCACCATATATTCATCGCTGCCTGAACTTAACCGAAATTAATTCGCTGGTGCATGCCATTTCTGACTGGTATATGCAGCGCGGTTATATCACCAGCCGGGCATTTTTAATTGAACAGGATTTATCGCAGGGCGAGTTAATTATTCCGGTGCTGGAAGGGAAACTGGACGCCATTCGTCTCGACGGCCAGCATCCGCGTTCATTACAGATGGCGTTTCCCGGTCTGGAAGGAAAGGTGCTTAACCTGCGTGATATTGAGCAGGGCATGGAGCAGATTAACCGCGTGCGCACCACGCCGGTGCAGATTGAAATACAGCCGTCGCCTAAAACCGGTTATTCGGTGGTTAACCTTACGGCTACGCCGGAATTCCCGCTCAGCGCATCGCTGGGGTTTGATAACAGCGGACAGAAAAGCACCGGCGTTGGTCAGCTCAACGCCTCGCTGACGGGAAACAATCTGCTGGGACTGGCTGACCGCTGGTTTATCAGCGGCGGACGCAGCAGCGCCTTCAGCGACTGGCGTGATGCACAAAACCTGCAGGCGGGCGTCAGCGTGCCTTACGGTTACGGCCTGCTCGACTACAGCTACAGCTGGAGCAACTATCACAGCAGCTTCGTTAACAACGGCTTTACCTGGCTGAGCAACGGCGACAACGTGTCGCACCGGCTAAACGGTTCGTGGGTGCTGTTCCGCAACGGCGATATCAAAACCGGCGTTCAGCTCGGCCTGAATCACTACTCCAGCCACAACTATCTCAACAATACTTTGTTGCAGAGTAGCAGCCGAAAGATCACCAGCGCGCAGCTGGGACTTAACCACACGCAGAAAATCCTTGGTGGCGTCGCCACGCTCAACCCGACGTTCAGCCGCGGCATGCCGTGGTTCGATGCTGAAGATGACGCGGGAAAAACCGGCGATCTGCCCAAAGCACAGTTCCGCAAGTGGAGCATCAGCGGCAGCTTCCAGCGCCCGCTGGCCGACAAACTGTGGCTGCTCAGCAGCATTTACGGTCAGTGGTCGCCGGATCGGCTGTACGGCAGTGAACGCCTGACGCTGGGTGGCGAAAGCTCGGTGCGCGGTTTTAAGGAGCAGTATCTCTCCGGTGATGCCGGTGGCTATCTGCGCAACGAACTGAGTTACAGCCTGTTCACGCTGCCGGTTCTGGGCGACGTCAGCGCGCTGGCCGCCATCGACGGCGGCTGGTTAAAGAGCGACGCGCAGAACCGCGAGTCCACCGGCACCTTGTGGGGCAGCGCGCTAGGTCTCAGCACGCGTGGCCGCAACTTCTACACCCAGTACACCGTCGGCATTCCGCTTAGCTATCCCGGCCATCTCCAGCCGGATCACGTCAGCATTTACGCCCGCGTCGGGCTTGTTTTCTAA
- the eptB gene encoding kdo(2)-lipid A phosphoethanolamine 7''-transferase translates to MFKKGWVKQFYIPVFISLYIGVLLNIPIFIRRYTQLQFDNTLSLVTEIIAAFCLVMLLTLLTSLTGKYLSRVLMTMLVLFSSAASYYMIFFNIDIGYGIIAAVLATDSLDLSKESVGWHFMLWMVIINVIPLWLIWRGMRGNSVTNISKKRYWSYKTIAIVIAALGCWLPLTLMGKVQDEQDKKNNRMMASYGGIVAGTYSPSNWLSGVGLLAYSSFSQAEDNRNLYDPAEHFKYIPPKNADNLYIVFVIGESARRDHMGLYGYDRANTPYLDHEKNLVHLQGYSCDTSTKLSLRCMFVREGGASEAPQRTLKEMNVFTVMKKQGFSEDLYSMQSEAWFYNKVMADSYSMRESIQAEKRNVGKPVDDMALINELQDSIQRHPQGKHIVILHTKGSHYMYTERYPRAFARYTPECQGIDDACSTQEMINSYDNSLLYTDYFLKQTFDSLKDKNAIVFYASDHGESISDNLHFHGTPRDHAPMAQRTVPIMVWASDKFLSDSNNKASFAKLQQLQNDKTPVFHEKLFDSILGCAGFTSPDGGINSLRNWCDHSTIQK, encoded by the coding sequence ATGTTTAAAAAGGGTTGGGTTAAGCAGTTTTATATACCGGTGTTTATTTCGCTCTATATCGGCGTACTTCTTAATATTCCGATTTTCATCCGTCGCTATACGCAACTGCAGTTTGATAACACCCTGTCATTAGTGACGGAGATCATCGCTGCATTTTGTCTGGTAATGCTGTTGACGTTGTTAACCTCATTAACCGGGAAATATCTATCACGCGTATTAATGACCATGCTGGTGCTATTCTCCAGCGCGGCCAGTTATTACATGATTTTCTTTAATATTGATATTGGTTATGGAATTATCGCCGCCGTATTAGCCACCGATTCATTAGACCTTTCTAAGGAGTCGGTGGGTTGGCACTTTATGCTGTGGATGGTGATCATCAACGTCATTCCACTTTGGCTAATCTGGCGCGGAATGCGCGGTAATTCCGTTACAAATATCAGTAAAAAGCGTTACTGGTCTTATAAAACTATCGCCATTGTTATTGCCGCATTAGGTTGCTGGTTGCCGCTAACGCTAATGGGCAAGGTGCAGGATGAACAGGATAAGAAAAATAATCGCATGATGGCCAGCTACGGCGGCATTGTTGCGGGGACCTATTCACCGTCTAACTGGTTATCGGGCGTTGGCTTGCTGGCTTATAGTTCGTTCAGCCAGGCTGAAGATAACCGTAATCTTTACGATCCCGCAGAACACTTTAAATACATTCCACCAAAAAATGCGGATAACTTGTACATCGTGTTTGTGATTGGTGAAAGTGCCCGCCGCGATCATATGGGTTTATACGGTTACGATCGCGCCAACACGCCTTATCTCGATCACGAAAAAAACCTCGTTCACTTGCAGGGCTATTCCTGCGATACCTCCACCAAGCTCTCGCTGCGCTGTATGTTTGTCAGAGAAGGTGGCGCCTCAGAAGCCCCGCAGCGCACGCTGAAAGAGATGAATGTCTTCACGGTGATGAAGAAGCAAGGTTTCTCGGAAGATCTCTATTCCATGCAGAGCGAAGCCTGGTTCTATAACAAAGTTATGGCCGACAGTTATTCAATGCGTGAATCTATTCAGGCGGAGAAGCGTAATGTCGGTAAGCCGGTGGATGATATGGCGTTGATTAATGAATTGCAGGACTCAATTCAGCGCCATCCACAGGGTAAACATATTGTGATTCTTCACACCAAAGGCTCTCATTATATGTATACCGAACGCTATCCACGCGCGTTTGCCCGTTATACCCCGGAGTGTCAGGGCATTGATGATGCTTGTAGCACGCAGGAGATGATCAATTCCTACGACAATAGCCTTTTGTATACCGATTATTTTCTCAAACAGACTTTCGATAGCCTGAAAGATAAAAATGCCATCGTGTTTTATGCCTCAGATCATGGGGAATCGATCTCCGATAATCTGCATTTCCACGGCACACCACGCGATCATGCACCGATGGCGCAACGCACGGTGCCGATTATGGTTTGGGCATCGGATAAGTTTTTAAGTGACAGTAATAACAAAGCGTCATTTGCCAAACTTCAGCAACTGCAGAATGACAAAACGCCGGTATTCCACGAGAAGTTATTTGACTCAATATTAGGCTGCGCTGGCTTTACCTCACCGGATGGTGGAATTAATTCACTGCGAAACTGGTGCGATCATTCTACTATTCAGAAGTAA
- the malT gene encoding HTH-type transcriptional regulator MalT — MLIPSKLSRPVRLENTVARERLMQKLGAAGNYRLVLVTSPAGYGKTTLISQWAAGKANLGWYSLDEGDNQPERFVDYLIAALQQATQGGCASSEALAQKRQYINLNALFTQLFSELAALQQPIWLIIDDYHHITNPAIHDAMRFFLRNQPENVTLILLSRNLPQLGIANLRVREQLIELGSQQLAFTHHEAKQFFDCRLTTPLESEESGRLCDDVAGWATALQLIALSTRQGASSAQDSARRLSGINASHLADYLVEEVLNNVDSATRQFLLKSALLRSMNDTLIACVTGEEQGQMRLEEIERQGLFLQRMDNSGEWFSYHPLFGSFLRQRCQWELAAELPALHRAAAESWMRLGFPGEAIHHALAAGDALMLRDVLLQYAWTLFNQSELTLLENSLKALPWEILLENPKLLLLQAWLMQSQHRFSEVSSLLTRFEHSCSQEIDDVLRGEFNALLAQVSINDGNAEEAERLAMLALDALPESRQYSCIVATSVLGEVMHCKGELSSSLKLMRQTEQMARREEAWNYALWSLIQQSEILFAQGFLQSAYEMQDRAFVLVKEQHLTQFPMHEFLLRIRAQLLWAWGRLDEAEQAAREGIKVLKGYQPQQQIQCLGLLVQCSLARGNLDNARSHLSRLENLLNNGSLHSDWIANADKVRVIFWQMTGDSQSASSWMRQTAKPEFANNHFLQGQWRNVARAQILLGNMSQAEVVLDELNDNARALNLMSDMNRNLLLLNQIYWQTQRKAEAQQALTEALKLARSTGFVSHFVIEGEAMAQQLRQLIQLNTLDELDNHRARRILSEINKYHRHKFAHFDEGFVSRLINHPDVPELIRTSPLTQREWQVLGLIYSGYSNDQIAGELDVAATTIKTHIRNLYQKLGVTHRAEAMNQAQSMLRMMGYV; from the coding sequence ATGTTAATACCCTCCAAACTTAGCCGACCTGTCCGCCTGGAGAACACCGTTGCGCGCGAGCGCCTGATGCAAAAATTGGGCGCGGCGGGCAATTACCGGTTGGTATTGGTGACCAGTCCGGCGGGATACGGCAAAACCACGCTGATCTCACAATGGGCGGCGGGGAAAGCCAATCTGGGCTGGTATTCACTGGATGAGGGCGACAATCAACCTGAACGCTTCGTCGATTACTTAATTGCCGCCCTGCAGCAGGCCACACAGGGCGGCTGCGCCTCCAGCGAAGCACTTGCGCAGAAACGGCAGTACATCAATCTGAATGCGCTGTTCACCCAGTTGTTCAGTGAGCTGGCGGCGTTGCAGCAACCGATTTGGCTGATCATTGATGATTACCATCACATCACCAATCCCGCGATTCATGACGCTATGCGCTTCTTTCTCCGTAACCAGCCGGAAAATGTGACGCTGATTTTGCTGTCGCGTAATTTGCCGCAGCTCGGCATTGCCAACCTGCGCGTGCGTGAACAGCTGATTGAATTGGGCAGCCAGCAACTGGCGTTTACCCATCACGAAGCCAAACAGTTTTTTGATTGCCGCCTGACGACCCCGCTGGAATCGGAAGAGAGCGGGCGTTTGTGTGATGACGTGGCGGGTTGGGCGACGGCATTACAACTGATCGCGCTCTCGACGCGTCAAGGCGCCAGTTCCGCCCAGGATTCCGCGCGCCGCCTTTCCGGCATTAACGCCAGCCATCTGGCGGATTATCTGGTTGAGGAAGTGCTGAATAACGTCGACAGCGCCACGCGACAGTTCTTGCTGAAAAGCGCGCTGCTGCGATCGATGAACGACACGCTGATTGCCTGCGTAACCGGTGAAGAGCAAGGGCAGATGCGGCTGGAAGAGATTGAGCGTCAGGGCCTGTTTTTGCAGCGCATGGATAACTCGGGCGAGTGGTTTAGCTATCATCCGCTGTTTGGCAGTTTCTTGCGTCAGCGCTGTCAGTGGGAACTGGCGGCGGAACTGCCGGCGCTGCATCGCGCGGCGGCTGAAAGCTGGATGCGCCTCGGTTTTCCTGGCGAAGCGATCCATCATGCGCTGGCCGCCGGTGATGCGCTAATGCTGCGCGACGTGCTGCTGCAATATGCCTGGACGCTGTTTAATCAGAGTGAGCTCACGCTGCTGGAAAATTCACTCAAGGCGCTGCCGTGGGAGATTCTGCTGGAAAATCCAAAACTGCTGCTGTTGCAGGCGTGGTTGATGCAGAGCCAGCACCGTTTTTCTGAAGTGAGCAGTTTGCTGACGCGCTTTGAGCACTCCTGCAGCCAAGAGATTGATGATGTGCTGCGCGGCGAATTTAACGCGCTGCTGGCGCAGGTTTCAATCAACGACGGTAACGCCGAGGAAGCCGAGCGGCTGGCGATGCTGGCGCTCGACGCGCTGCCGGAAAGCCGTCAATACAGCTGCATTGTGGCCACTTCGGTATTGGGCGAAGTGATGCATTGCAAAGGCGAGCTCAGCAGTTCGCTGAAGCTGATGCGTCAGACCGAGCAGATGGCGCGTCGCGAAGAAGCGTGGAATTACGCACTGTGGAGCCTAATCCAGCAGAGTGAAATTCTGTTCGCGCAGGGATTTTTACAGTCCGCTTATGAGATGCAGGATCGGGCGTTTGTATTGGTCAAAGAGCAGCATCTGACACAGTTCCCGATGCATGAATTCCTGCTGCGCATTCGCGCGCAACTGTTATGGGCGTGGGGCCGACTCGACGAAGCGGAACAGGCGGCGCGTGAAGGGATAAAAGTGCTGAAAGGTTATCAGCCACAGCAGCAGATTCAGTGCCTGGGTTTGCTGGTGCAGTGTTCACTGGCGCGCGGCAATCTCGATAACGCGCGTAGTCACCTGAGTCGGCTGGAAAATCTGCTTAACAACGGATCGCTGCACAGCGACTGGATCGCCAATGCCGATAAGGTGCGGGTGATTTTCTGGCAGATGACCGGCGACAGCCAAAGCGCCAGCAGCTGGATGCGCCAGACGGCGAAACCGGAGTTCGCCAATAATCATTTCCTGCAAGGGCAGTGGCGCAACGTGGCGCGCGCGCAGATTTTACTGGGAAATATGAGCCAGGCCGAAGTGGTGCTGGATGAGTTGAATGACAATGCCCGCGCGCTCAACCTGATGAGCGACATGAATCGCAATCTACTGCTGTTAAATCAGATTTACTGGCAAACCCAGCGTAAAGCAGAAGCACAGCAGGCGCTGACCGAAGCGCTGAAACTGGCGCGCAGCACCGGTTTCGTCAGCCATTTTGTGATTGAAGGCGAGGCGATGGCGCAGCAATTGCGCCAGCTGATTCAGCTCAACACGCTGGATGAACTCGATAACCATCGCGCCAGACGCATCCTCAGCGAGATTAATAAATATCATCGCCATAAGTTTGCCCATTTTGACGAAGGCTTTGTTAGCCGCCTGATTAATCATCCCGATGTGCCGGAGCTGATCCGCACCAGCCCGCTGACCCAACGCGAATGGCAGGTTTTGGGGCTGATCTATTCGGGATACAGCAACGATCAGATCGCTGGCGAGCTGGATGTTGCGGCCACCACTATCAAAACGCATATTCGCAATCTGTACCAAAAACTCGGCGTGACGCATCGCGCGGAAGCGATGAATCAGGCGCAGTCGATGCTGCGGATGATGGGGTATGTGTAG